In Anopheles arabiensis isolate DONGOLA chromosome 2, AaraD3, whole genome shotgun sequence, the genomic window AGCAAGGAAAAGCGATGGGATATGTGTGCAGTAAACGGTTTAGTTTAgcggaaaaacaaaatcaccgAATGGTATTAGTATGGGCTGTAGAACGTATAGGAAAGGCGCGACACATGGCGAACGGAAACTGTGACGAAGTGTGCATTGTATGGGTTGCTTTGCGCAAAACTCAGTCAGTGCTGCTGCCACACCAGACAGGGCATCGGAATAAGCTTTTGAGTGtacatatatatttaaaacaaattacaacaaaataaaacgatgcttttgaactgatacaaactATTCAAAACGGAGAGAACACACGTTGACGAAGCGTAACTAAAaatcgccaccaccacctcgtGAGATCATTTCTTCGCGATCGATTCATTTCCCTTCTTGCAAAACAAGTACAATGATTTTCGTTATCCTGCGGGGAAGGATTATTCAGGGCTATTATTGTGTATTGTACTACAAATCGGGGAAAGGAGTTGAAttgctttccttcttctccagATGGAATGGAAAAAGAAACGATTTCGAAACAACTTTTTCAAGCACACAGGTATTCTTttcattggttttgttttttgttgtgagaATTGAATTTTGCAGTTGAATGTATATTATCATTGTCACGAAGGTAAATTATAGTTAcagctgcttttttttgtacggaATGAGTTTctattgcttgtttttttttacattatccATTTTGTTATAACTCATCGCTAATTAGCGCTAGAAAAATGCATAATGCATTTCTTATTTTGGTGAACTACAAAATGCAAACCACGTACACCACATCTGCCAAAAtcaccacaaacaaacaaaaaacgatgcaAAATATGGGGttgaaattgtaaaaataaaaataatactgTACATAATGCCAAACAAGCCAGAAGTCAGAATATAAACACAGCAGTTCTCTTTAACAAATCACACACTTATTCCAGTCGAATTGAAAATGTACAACAAAGCGGTAATGGTTGTCGTTTTGTTTGGTATTTAAATTGAAGATAAACtacaaataatacaaaaaacacacacataccaacacacaaacacacatgcgcGTACtttgaaacaacaacaacaaaaagttggatagcaaaaaagaaaaccgttAGATTTGGATAAGTGGGCGGACGGACAGAGGATGGCACAGGAGGGGAGATGCAGTACATCTgttctgttttctgttttaaaatCGTTATTAATCTTTACACAGCAAGGTATAAAGACACGGCGAACAAACAAATCTCTCTCCTGCCAGCACAGCAGAAGCACACGCACAGAAAAGAAACACGTTTAAGCGAATAAAACGGTTATTTTTCACTGCAAGTAGGGAGATTAATGGTGGCGtccggttttttgttgtaacgTTTTTCACCACAGGCGGCTCCACCGAACCACGTGCGTTTGCGCGTGCGTAGATTGTTTTGCGCGTTGCCATGCAACCGTGCCCCCCCATGCCATGCCATGCCATGCTCGGTGGATCGGTGGAACCTTGACGGGACGGTGAACGGAGCGCGAGCAAAAAAGAGGGGTTTTATTGTGTCAAAAAAAGAAGGGGAAGTGAAGCAAaagttatttaatttatttatgtaaagCAAATCGTAGGATTAGACTAAAAGAAGATTGGAGCCGTGTAGGTAGTGGGTGGCGTATACATAATGCttactatatatatatacatacatatagaTATTCCTAGACATACTACCTAACTATATTCAGGGCGATGTGTCTCAAATGGACGGAACGGAAGCACAGAATAAAACATGCttcaaaaccaccaccaagtGATTGGTGCGGTGGGTTTGCTGCCACTGCTCCGCCTTCCCACACAACAGCACCGCCTGGTGGTTGATGAGGAGAAGAACGAAATACACGCGTGTATTTGAAGTTTGTAAAAAGTGTCTAGCATAACCGAATTAAACGTTGCAATCGCTTCAGTTTTCTACCACCAGGAAAGGGGCACTGGCACAGGCAGTCGGGGAAGAaccatgtaaaaaaaaggaaatcgtGTAACAAAAATGCTCCACATCTCCTAAACAAACCTTAAACAACCCAACCCAATTAGCCATGTAAGGTCTACTAGAAAAATGGAACATTCCCGttcaaaatgaaagaaagaaagagatagagaaagagataaagagcGTGGTGGTGGCAGCACGTGCCACAGGACAAGGTAGCATCAGGATAGTTGATAacgttaaacaaacaaacaaaaaataccttaccacacaaaacaaaccgccTAGCCTAAACAAAACGACAAAAGGGTTACAAAGCGgtatgaaaataataacagtAATGTAGACAGAGAGTAAACCGACAACCACACACCGTTATTTATTTCCCACTAGTGAAATTGACAAACAGCACCCGCGGCACAgacacgtttttttgttttgttttgtaacgttttgtttttgttttttttacgtgtAATGATGCGTGTGTGAATGATGATGAATGGCGCCTTATGATCCTGTGCACAGGTGGTGCGCGCTCCCTCTACCCGCAATCGGAACGGTGGCGCGCGGGGGCTTGGTTCACTTGGGACCAAacccaatgtgtgtgtgtatatactaattatgatgaaaacaaaagaacaagCAAAAAGGGACAATTTAGGGAAAATGGATTTGGGTAGATGTGTGAGCGCACACGAACAGTGGAACGCGATGCCATTTTAGGTGGTACGTCGTCTGTCTGTGTAGCAAGGGATGTAGAGCGTGTATAATGTGTATAATGTGTCCACTTAGGCAGTAAATAGCATTATCTGGTGTAATGATGAGAAAAATTAGTAAGAGCGTGGCAGGCGAGGGGAGCCACTGCTCTTCTGGTGtagtaaaagaaacaaaacaaacatgagAACTGTTGTGTAGTTACAAGTAGAGCAGAGAAAGAACAAGTGGACGCGATCGTCGATTGTGTGTAAGGTTAagataaacaaataattaaacagaaaacaaaacaaaacaaacacacacataagtaaataaaaacagaacaacagCACGTAAGCGCGTGTAAAAATTAGAAGAAGAGAAAGTAAGCGAAAGGAGTGTAGTAAGAAGAACCGTTTATTGTAGAgaagtgggagagagagagaaagagcaagcAAAGGGAAGTGGAAGTGGAAaaattgcaatattttttatttttttatatttaatttcacATTTAAAATCTCTGTAAATTATAGAAtttacacaaaacaacaacaacaaaatcaatctaaataaattattacacTTAAAGTACagaattaaagaaaaatcagaagaaaatgataattaaaataacaaaaaacaaaaaaaaatcactgttttgctgttttttttctactgcgGTACATCCTACTAGTCGGGAAGaattgaaagaaaaagggCCAAAAACTGCCCATCAGTTTAATCATCATTCAACAgtaggggagggaggggggaatattgacaaaaaaaaacaaatcaggTACGTATGATAAGAGGATTGAAGATAACAGTTCAAGATTATGCAGCAAAACATAAAGGTAAGGTGTCGTGTGTTAGAGTTTGGTTTCTAAATTTGGAATCCAAACGCACCCAGCTGTTGCTATCTCGCTGATAAACAGAAATGATGGATGGACACACATGTGGTAAGTAACAGTAAAGTAGGTGAGAAGAAAGCAACCACACACCCCGttacactttattggaacgaTTCTAATACAATTCTACGATCGTTTCTGCTTTCCAGGCGCTTTGCGCACCGTTCGGCGACAAAACAGACGGCGCACGAGGAAGAACAGGCCGTGGCAAACGAGCGCAATGGCGGCGAACAGTGGAATCAGCACGTCGTACGAGTACTTCACGAACCAGTTGAGCCGCGAACCGTGTGTCAGCAGCTCCGTTGAGTCCGGGTGGCGCAGCACCCATTCGATCCACCAGACGGCCCGATCGAGCGGATGTTCGGGCTGATCGCGGAACAGCGATGACATGCGCTTCATGTTCGTACGGTAGCTGTAAAGTGTGATTGGGGGTAGAGGAAGGAGGAGATATTTTTAGCACCTTCATCGCATAATCTAATCCTAGCTTAATCTTTCAGCTGCTGAGTGCGTTTGTGATAAGACAGACTCACCTTTCGTTGGTCATAACCTCCCGGATCGTGTCGATCAGCTCCTGCTGGTTCAGGTGCTCAATGCTAAGCCGCCGGCCGACGCCCCGCGCCATGCAGTAGTTGATGTTTTTGAACTGATCGGCAAACACGGGAAAACCAATCACCGGGACACCGTGCCAGATCGCTTCCTGCGTACTGAGCAGCCCGCTGTGCGTAATGAACAGCCGCACGGCGGGTTGCGCGAGCAGATCGTTTTGCGGCAGCCACTTGCGCACGTGCACGTTTGCGGGCAGCTTGCGTGGTAGCGTTTCCGTTTCAAACTTCCACAGGAACGTATAGTCGGGCAGCGCTTCCATTGCGCCGATGATGGCCAGAATGCGCGCCTCGCCCAACGAATCGCTGCGCACGTTGGTGCCGAGCGAAAACAGTATCACACCGGCCGGGCCGGCCCGTTCGAGCAGCTGGGCCAGATCGGCCGGCAGCGGTTTCGGCTTGATGATCTGCAGCCCACCGACCGGGATCACGTTCGGCATGAACGGTTCGGTGTACTGGATGATTGGGTTGGCGTTCAGCAGGACCAGCTTCGTGTTGGCGTTAAACTCCGCCACGTCGGGCAGGGTGGGATCGATCGTGCGCAGCAAACGGTTCGAGTCCGGTATCATGGAGTAGCGTTGCAGCAGCTCCTCCTCCAGGTTGACCAGCAGATTGATGAACCGTTGCGTGTAGCTCATGTCCTCGGTTGCATCGTACGCGTGGTTCGGTACCAGGGCCGAGTACTGGTACGCCCCGGTGATGGAGAGTGTGGTAGAGAGACCGTGGTACGCAGTGACGGCCACGACCGGTGGCTTGCCGAAGCGATGGTGCGCCAGCGCTGCCAGACACGGCCCGGACAGGTAGTCGTGTATGATCAGATCGAACCCAAAGTCGGGCGGATAGCTCTGCAGGCGTTTGGCACCCTCCGTCTTGAGCACAATCTCGCAGACGCCTACCACGAACTCGTTAAACAGCAGCGTCATACTGAACGGGCTTATTTTGCTCATCTCGAGGAAATCGGTGTGCATGTTCGGATCACTGTACAGCGTCTTGTACACATCTTCCATCACGATGAAGGTAACGTTCGGTGGTGGGTTCGGTTCACTGTCCACGCCGAACACGGTCAGATTGTGGCCCCGCGAGGCCAGCTCGTACATTAGCGCGCGGTTCCTGTTTGGGGCGAAAAGCACATTATCTTACTTACACACTGGCTTGCCCAACCGATCACCCCCACTCACCATCCGAAATGGCTAGGCGATGCAACGGTGTTCACGTAGAGAATGTTGGCACCAAGTGTGACCGAACTGAAGCACCCGAGCAGGAGGACCAACAGCGCCGCTGATGCCATCTCGTCGCAACGATTCGTGATCGCGTACTGGGTGGAAACCGAACTTCTACGATGTGAATTTAGAATTGACTACATTGCCCGTGGAGCGTGTGTCTGATAAGATATGAAACGCAGCCCGAGCGTTGGTGGGGTTTGGGGTCAAGGTGCACACTGTGTGTCTCTAAACGGCTAACGACCATTAGGCATCTTGCGAGGCGTTCATGTGATCGGTGCCCGAAGCAGCGACATAGAATTCGGGGTTCTCAAGTTCAAGGCGTATAGGGGAAGCGGTTTTTGGACAATCATCGTGCGAGATTGAATTTGATGCACTCAATTTGTGGAGTAGATCTGGATGGCTAGAGACCAAAGAATCATTGCCCAAAGAACCGCATTAATGTGCTGGTCGAGCGATCGGGAGCTAGTGTTGAGATATTGATCGTATGATGTTGAGGGCTGTCGTGAAGTACTTATTAAATTAATAGTatctaaataaattattatttatgaacATAACCTCATGGTAAATGTATCAgtaattatcattttatttcgATTTATTGGCGCAGAACGATTATCTAGGAATGAAGCTGTCCTCGTGCGTGGTAgtgaataaagtctcgaaagcctgtatatagGGCGGCATGTCCGAGTAAAATGTTACGCTAAGTAGAAGAatccaatttcaaatttcgaaTACTTTCGGGATCTTTTGCATAGAACAATAATCATATTAGTAATGcatataatttttaaattaattaaagtaaaaaaactgatatgaaatcaaataatCTTCTTCATAATCCACTTTTATCGAGCAAAACCTATTATTAAatgaacaatatttttcaaGGCTGTTTTGATAccgtttaataaaaaatactcATTTTTCAACTAGTATTTTGGCTGACAAATGTGACATTCGACTTACGATGTGGATATTCGAGCTACGCGGATGCCTCGAGAACGTATACACTGCGTATCTTGGTATCATACTGTATTCCAGAATGAGATCAAACTACAAACATATGTAAGACATCCTAGCGGTCTCTCCAATTGCTTGACTTCACGAATGGCATCAACATCATCGGTAAGACGACAGCAAAGATGTGTAAGGCGTACACCCGAttcaaacgcgaagcagcaagaattggattaAGAATCAATGCGATGAAAACAAAGTACCCGTTCGCCGAAGGGTCAACCCGTGATAGGGCCCAACTGGGTGGTAGTGTATAAGTTGACGGCAGCAATTTCGGTGACAGAGGAGTTTTTGGGACAAAAGTTACTTTGCACTACGACATCAGCCGCGAGACGCATTGTACAGGGACGAGATGCATTGTACAGAGAAATCGTGCATATTTTGGCCTTCACCATCTGCTAAGATTCAGAAAATTTAGAGATCGAAtattgattcgcccggtgaTCCTCTATCGACACGAGACTTGGTCCATCCGAACGGAGGATGTATGCgatctgggcgtgtttgagcgacacTTCCTCCGGATCATGATAACTACCTCAACAATGCATTCTAACCTATTCCAATAGATCTAGCCCTCTGGGTAATGCATCAGCCTACAATGCTACAAAATATtaaggccgggggacattgtccgtactcgctagtgtaattttgattttcactggcgcatctggcggcggctgaccgaagcattttgccaaacaatttgtagacgcttcagaaaatattttatttgtccATGGTTTTTACTTCAAGTGCAAttatttcagccattttcgcatcgaaaaacgatgaaaatagTACATTATTTTGAGATCCCGCttgaccattccctcgatcaacaaaaaaagcttccaccagccagatgcgctagtgaacaTCGAATTTACACCCCGGCTTTTAGTTGCTATTTAATTTGATCCTTGCATATCATGGCAATCGTTTAAAGTTAATTGTGTTTTGGTTGTAGTTTGGAtatgaaacaaattaaacaaaaacatgaagaAGGTCCGGAGCTGCCCGCCATATGAATGAGAACGGTGCTAAGAAGATTACTACTGGCTACTCACTAAAAGAGGGCGCTgatccaaacaaacaaatgctaCCATGCATAATACCACTATCAGAAGCGTAGTATCTTCAAGTGGAAGGTACTTGTTACAGCCCTAACTAGCACTGTCGCGATAAGAGACAAGCGAAGAAGGACATTCTCATTGATTTGGTGTTTGCTGGTTTCTGCATCCGACAAATCATCGATAGTTACCGAACACGAGGTAATTGTTTTGTGTGCCTTATCTGCACCACACCACTGACCACGAAAGCGACGATAACCGGCTTTCCTTATCGCCGGTGGTTTGGCGCCCGATAAAGGTGTTGGGACAGCATGCTCCTCGCAGCACGTCACGGATCGAGGCGCAGTTTGCAAACATCTTCGATACGCAAAGCatcttatttttttaaggCGGTGCGCGACGGCGAACAAGAGCAACGAACGCGGAAGTGTAGCGGCAGGGGGGCAATGGGAAAGGCGCTGCACATGTCGGGCTCGCTGCCCAATTTACCAGCCCCACCGGAACGGGCAGGAAGGCGCCGGAAGCTGATGAACCGTTACTACCAGCGGCAGGTAAGAATGGTGTTGGAGTGCTtgtaatacttttttttgtcagtGTGGATTGGTGATTTTctgaatttgattttgaaatctGCAAGCTTTACGAAAGCTCTTGAGTTGTAGTAAACACCGCAATTTGAGTGCACTGACAGATAGCCGAAGCTTTTCAACCCTTCGATGTACATATCTTCGTCTGACATTCTTTGCGTGTGATAACACGCTCTGCCAATTACTACCAGAGAGCGCCGAGAGAGAGCATGCATTTGAAGCTCTCCAACGGTGGCACTGAAGATATCTGGAGATATTGGAGCTAGCAGGTGAGGGAAAACGGTTCCACGACGCTCTGCCGTCATGCGCGGTACGCAAGAGGAAAGATCcagcgaaagagagagcgagagtatCGGGAAGCTTGAGTGCGTTGCGTGCGTACGAGCGAGAGCATGTGTACACTGAAAGGACGACAGGACAGCAGTGACAGTAGTGACGCAATCGTTCCTACCGTGCATTCCGTTTGCTGTGGGTTTGGAGGGCGTACGGGCGGCAGGAAAGCGCGCAAAGTGGGAAAATTGGTGGGCCCCGATGTCTGATTCGATTGTCAGACGGAGGAAAATTCGCACCGTTCATTCACAACGAGCAGAGCGTTTTCATcccagcgcgcgcgcgtttgtgtgtgtaagtgtgtgtttacggtgaagcacacacatgtgtgtgtgtgtgtgagtgtttgtgcgaGTTAGAAGAATCAATACACTGTACTCTCCGTGTCGTGTCGTGGCTTGCTAGGATTTGAAAGTAAACTGGAGCTGGTGGAGCTGGTGAgaagttaaaaaaagaaggggTCAGTGAAATTTTCACACCGACCGACGGCAGGCGCTATTTGGGTGCGTTTCGGTGAGGTTGAAGTTGTCCGCGCTCGCGTTCACGAAATGCAGGACGTGCAGTGCGTGTAGGTCCCGGTCCTGCTCGTGAGAGGATTGTGGAGCGTGAGTGTTATTACATAAAATAATCGAGTCACACGGGTATCGGGTGCGTGAAAGGTAGAATTGTTCTGCTTTTTTCCCCCGACTGGCGAAACCCTACGTAAGATTTTTCTACGGGAAAAAATGCGGAATGAAAATGTCGCTTGTCTGTGATGGTGAAAGTAGCGTGAACATAGCGATACAGATAACCGACGGGAAACTCCCAAGAAGCCCACGGAGTTTTCCCTGAACGTGTATTTCGTGTGggtgtcggtgtgtgcgtgtgcgtgggAGGGTGGTCATATCCTGTTTCAGGAAATGAATATCGCAAAAACGTTCTAAGATAATACAACACATAATCTCCACCCACATTTCGAATGTACGTTGGATATCGTGTACAAGGAAATGCGATGTGACAGCTCTATGTTCTGGATTATTGATTGGAAAACTGACACGGGACCTAGAACGAACCCCGCAGTGCGTgaagctggtgctggtggaggGATTTTTGGTGTAAGGAGATTCGACTTCCAGCACACAAGCGTTCGTTCACTTTCCATTTGCCACACACCGATGCGTGGTTTCCTGCGGTGGCCTGCTTAGATTTTCGATGCAGTGAACCCGTGATCGTCGCTAGGTTTGAATGTCAAAAGTACATGCCCCAGACATCCACAATGTGTCCCTATTTCCCACTCCCCAAACTCCCCATTTCAGCATGGAGCAGTAAAAGAAAATCccaattaaaagaaaatgtgaaGTGATTTTAGCATTTTTCTCATTCATTTCCCTGTCCGTctaggagtgtgtgtgtgtgtatgcttctTGGGTGGGTGAGCTGTGTAAGCATTGGCTGAATTTCCCACTGTGCTAAAGCAACGGCGCCTCCGGTTCTGGCACCGCCGTGTCCTATGAGTGTGCGAAGAAGCGTTAAATCGCAAAGGCTGCACTGGTGACCCGTGTCACCCATCTTCCCGGGCGGGAGCGTGTCTAGaggtggttgtgtgtgtgtgtgtgtgaagtgtgAAGAAATTGTAGCAAAAATAGTGGCAAAAAGAAGGTGCCACCAAACCTTTTCAAAGAGAGCAAGCGGGTTTCGTACGAGTGCGGTTTTGGGAAGGAAAACATCGCCAAAATGCAGCCTCCACCACGAAAAGTAAGACTGTCGTTTTTGGTTAAGCTTTCGTTTCAGTTGGCAATCCGTTTTGGTTTGGTCATTAAAGGTCGATTGCGTACTTGGAgtaattgttttataatttatttcgtCATTGGTTTTGCttgtctaaaatatattttcactGAGAATTTATTTaccattttccctttttttccttttccaggGCAATTACACAAAGTTTCTGAAGAACCTTCACACGGAGCAGCTGGCCAAGCTAGCGCTCAAGAATCAGAATGAGTGCGAGCTGCTGGAGGACATCCGGCAGTTTACGCTCAAGCGGTCCGCCATCGAGAAGTCATACAGCGAGGCCCTGCTCAAGATATCGTCCGCGTACCTGAACAAAAAGCAGGCATGCATACCGGAGATCAAGATGGACGGTGCGGATGAGAAATGGTACGAGTACGATGgtacacataaaaacacacatacataaaccCATTTTCCTACAGCTAAAGCAAATTGTGTCTTTAGTGCGCCTAGACGGTAGGAGGTCGCTCGTTATATCTAGaccagagagagaaagagagagagaggaaaaaaacaggaaatggGTGGGAGTGCTGAGAAAACATCAACATTATCGAGCGATTAGTGGCTTGGTGTGCCGTCCAGACCACCAGACCACCGGGCCCGGTACAAAATATGCAACGGATATCGCATTGGCTAATTGTCACTGTGGGCGGTGAACGAGAAAGCTCGGCTTGCTGGTGCCTTTTTTTGAAGCTGGCATGTGATGTTGGTGACATGTGTGTTTAGTTGAAGCCAAGGATGACCTTCCAAGGATGGTAAAAAGGGAGGagaatcaacaacaaaaaaagaagaaaaaaagacgcaCATGATAAATATCCTTTCGGGGTATTGTCAATCGTGGAGCAGTTTGACGTGCCGCCACCATTGTCATTCATTATGCATCAAACACCTTGCTGTGGTCGCTTTGTGGTTTGTGGTAGCGTGGAAAAAGGGCTTTCGCTTTTGGGACTATTTTTAGAAAGGTTTAGGAAGCGGTTGAGTGGGAAAATAGGCCGCTGTCGGCGCAGCCTGTAGTCGGTGCTACTGGTTAAAGAGGAGCTCATGATggtcgttgtttttgttggttgctgTTGCCGGTCATATCATTATCCCATGTCTTGGGGGAGATTCCTTGACCCTGGCAAGGTTGGGACCTTTGCGTGCTGGTTTCATTTTTGAGGTGTTCGGAGGTTATTATGATGGCCTGTGGTGCAAGGTgtattgagttttgttttgatgatgTAGAAGACACCATTTTCCTGGAAagtattaatattttaaatctcATTAGAGCTTGACATACCTTCACTTTACTGAGAGCGACATAATTTTCTTGGAAAAGGCTTCTGATGAGAGCTAACGCGATGTTGGGTAGTATCAAAGAAGCTTAGAATTAATGTTTAACACTTCACATTTTCTAGAGACCCTGTTTTTTTGCAGATTTTGTACATGTACCCATTGTGACTCGAACGCAATGAAATTATGAAACCTATCTCTATAAACTATGAAGCTTTATCATGCTTAAACCCACACGTCATTCGACGAGAacgaaaaattacaaaataattgaaataattaaatataaattaccTACACCTCCCGGACGCAGGAACATGTGGAGCGTGTGGCAGACGGTGCTGGAGGAGAATGAAAAGCTGGCCCGCGCTCGGCTTGCCGCCGTCGAGGTGTTCCAGCAGCAGATCGCAGACGAGGCGAAGGTGCTCCGCAGCACCAAGCTGAACAGCAGCAAGCGCTGCATCGAGAACCTTGCCGTGGTGCAGAAAGAGCTGCAAAACTCGGTGACCGACGTGGACAAGACGAAGAAGATCTACTTCGACGAGGAGCACAGCGCACACGATGTGCGCGACAAGGCGCGCGACATCGAGGAgaagctgaagaagaagaagggctCCTTCTTCCAGTCGATCACGTCACTGCAGAAGAACAGTGCGCGCGTGACGTCGCGCAAGGAGCAGCTGGAGGAGAAGTCGACGGGCGCCCGCAACGACTACATTCTCAGCCTGGCGGCGGCCAACGCGCACCAGAACCGGTACTTCACCATCGACCTGCAGACGACGATGGCGACGATGGAGAACTACGTGTACGAGCGGGTGGCCGACTATCTGGCACTGATCGGCCGCACCGAGCTGCTGACCTGCTCGGCCACGCAGAACTCGTTCGGCAAGATACGCGACCAGGCCCAGCAGCTGACACGCGAGTACAACCTGCAGTGCTGCTACCTGTACTATCCGGTGCTGAAGCAGCACATCCAGTACGAGTTCGAGCCGTGCGATAACGATCAGGTGCGCAAGATTACGGCGGACCATGAGTCGGCCGCCGACACGCTAAGCCGCGAGGGCAAGCGTTGGGCGGGTCGGGTGGCGCGCGAAAGCAACGTCATTCGGGAGTGTGCGCGCAAGCTGGCGGTGTGTACGGCACTCCGCGAGGCGGGCCACCGGACCGATCCGAACGACCAGAATGGGCCGGATCTGGAGACGAAGATTGAGGAGTTCCGCGAAAACATACGCAAGTCGGAAATTGCCAAGGCGAAGGCGGAAGCGCGGCTGGAGTGCCTGCGGATCGGCGGCATCAACGTGGACGAATGGATACAGGAGGCGGAAACGCTCAGCGTGCAGGAGATGCCGCGCTCGGCCAGCTCACTGTCGATGCGCACGGACGCGTCCGGTCAGGGGGTAAGTGGGGGAATTGGCCGATGTATTGTAACAGCAACTTGCTTAACACGGTTTCTTGATCTATGCGTAGGAAAATCCAAGCTCGGACTCATTCTACGACAGCGACAATGCGGAGCAGGATCAGCCCGTCTCGGAGTCATCGCCCGCACCGAAGCAACCGGAGCCCGCATCGGACGAGTttacggctgacagcgatgatgatgagggtAAGTTAGCGGCCTCCAAATTCCATTAGCCCTTCCAAAGGCAATTCCATTCAAACCCTATTATGGCGTTTCCATCCGGCAGAGTTTGGCGTAGAGCAGGAGCGGCAAAAGATTGAACAGATTTCCCACGGCTGGGACGATCCGATCCAGGTCGACTGGGGTGCGGAAGAGGCGGCAACGGCCGCGGCCAGCAGTCAGGCTGCGTCGCAGGAATCTTCGACAGCCGCTGCACAGCCACGCGAACCGGCGGGCCAAACGTTCAAGTGTACTGCGCTGTACTCGTACA contains:
- the LOC120897183 gene encoding UDP-glucosyltransferase 2-like, translated to MASAALLVLLLGCFSSVTLGANILYVNTVASPSHFGWNRALMYELASRGHNLTVFGVDSEPNPPPNVTFIVMEDVYKTLYSDPNMHTDFLEMSKISPFSMTLLFNEFVVGVCEIVLKTEGAKRLQSYPPDFGFDLIIHDYLSGPCLAALAHHRFGKPPVVAVTAYHGLSTTLSITGAYQYSALVPNHAYDATEDMSYTQRFINLLVNLEEELLQRYSMIPDSNRLLRTIDPTLPDVAEFNANTKLVLLNANPIIQYTEPFMPNVIPVGGLQIIKPKPLPADLAQLLERAGPAGVILFSLGTNVRSDSLGEARILAIIGAMEALPDYTFLWKFETETLPRKLPANVHVRKWLPQNDLLAQPAVRLFITHSGLLSTQEAIWHGVPVIGFPVFADQFKNINYCMARGVGRRLSIEHLNQQELIDTIREVMTNESYRTNMKRMSSLFRDQPEHPLDRAVWWIEWVLRHPDSTELLTHGSRLNWFVKYSYDVLIPLFAAIALVCHGLFFLVRRLFCRRTVRKAPGKQKRS